Proteins encoded by one window of Flagellimonas lutaonensis:
- the rplX gene encoding 50S ribosomal protein L24: MMKLKIKTGDTVKVIAGDHKGTEGKVMRVDREKNKAIIEGVNMVSKHEKPSAQNPQGGITKKEAPIHISNLALIDPKSGEATRVGFEERDGKKVRVSKKSGELI, translated from the coding sequence ATCATGAAACTGAAGATAAAAACAGGAGATACGGTAAAAGTCATTGCTGGTGACCACAAGGGCACCGAAGGAAAAGTGATGAGGGTTGACCGTGAAAAGAACAAAGCCATCATTGAGGGGGTCAACATGGTCTCAAAACATGAGAAGCCCAGTGCCCAAAATCCGCAAGGTGGCATTACAAAAAAAGAGGCACCCATACATATTTCCAACCTTGCCCTTATCGACCCAAAATCGGGTGAGGCCACTAGGGTTGGCTTTGAGGAAAGGGATGGCAAAAAAGTTAGGGTTTCAAAAAAATCTGGAGAATTAATATAG
- the rplR gene encoding 50S ribosomal protein L18, protein MALSKSERKLRIRRRIRKVSFGTETRPRLSVFRSNKEIYAQLIDDNKGVTLVAASSRDKDIKAKGTKTEIAHAVGKAIAEKAKKAGIETAAFDRGGNLYHGRVKSLAEGAREAGLKF, encoded by the coding sequence ATGGCATTATCTAAGAGCGAAAGAAAGTTGCGTATCCGCAGAAGGATCAGAAAGGTCTCCTTTGGTACCGAGACCAGGCCACGCCTGTCTGTTTTCCGAAGCAACAAAGAAATCTACGCCCAGTTGATAGATGATAATAAAGGGGTTACATTGGTAGCTGCCTCATCAAGGGACAAAGACATAAAGGCAAAGGGAACCAAGACGGAAATCGCCCATGCAGTTGGAAAAGCAATTGCCGAGAAAGCCAAAAAGGCTGGTATTGAGACCGCAGCCTTTGACCGCGGCGGAAACCTTTATCACGGTAGGGTAAAATCATTGGCCGAAGGTGCCAGGGAAGCAGGACTTAAATTCTAA
- the rpsN gene encoding 30S ribosomal protein S14, which produces MAKESMKARERKRAKMVAKYAEKRKALKEAGDYEALQKLPKNASPVRMRNRCKLTGRPRGYMRTFGISRVMFREMANKGLIPGVKKASW; this is translated from the coding sequence ATGGCCAAAGAATCAATGAAAGCCCGCGAAAGAAAAAGGGCAAAAATGGTAGCCAAATATGCAGAAAAGCGTAAAGCTTTGAAAGAGGCCGGCGATTATGAGGCATTGCAGAAATTGCCAAAGAACGCTTCTCCGGTACGCATGAGAAACCGTTGTAAGCTTACCGGTAGGCCAAGGGGCTACATGAGAACTTTCGGTATTTCAAGGGTCATGTTTCGCGAAATGGCGAATAAAGGATTGATTCCTGGTGTTAAAAAAGCAAGTTGGTAA
- the rpsH gene encoding 30S ribosomal protein S8: MVTDPISDYLTRIRNASMAGHRVVNIPASNLKKEMTKILFDQGYILSYKFEDEGPQGNIKIALKYDKVTKEPVIKNLERVSKPGLRKYSASDKLPRVLNGLGIAIVSTSHGVMTGKQAQKANVGGEVLCYVY, encoded by the coding sequence ATGGTAACAGATCCAATTTCAGATTATTTGACCCGAATAAGAAATGCCAGCATGGCTGGTCATAGGGTGGTCAATATTCCGGCATCCAACTTGAAAAAGGAAATGACCAAGATATTGTTCGACCAAGGCTATATCTTGAGCTATAAGTTTGAAGATGAAGGTCCCCAAGGCAACATTAAAATTGCCTTGAAGTACGATAAGGTCACCAAAGAGCCCGTAATTAAGAATTTAGAGAGGGTAAGTAAGCCCGGTCTAAGAAAATATTCAGCCTCAGACAAGCTGCCACGGGTATTGAACGGTTTGGGCATAGCCATTGTATCTACCTCGCATGGGGTAATGACCGGCAAGCAGGCCCAAAAAGCGAATGTGGGCGGTGAGGTACTGTGTTACGTATATTAA
- the rplF gene encoding 50S ribosomal protein L6, with amino-acid sequence MSRIGNNPIAIPEGVTVEINDNVITVKGKLGELKQEFSGVEVKSEEGTIVVTRPSDSKEHKAKHGLYRSLIVNMVEGVSKGWTKELELVGVGYRASHQGQKLDLALGFSHNIVMDIAPEVKIETTSEKGKNPIVKLTSHDKQLVGQVAAKIRSFRKPEPYKGKGIKFVGEQIRRKAGKSA; translated from the coding sequence ATGTCTAGAATAGGTAATAATCCGATTGCGATTCCAGAAGGTGTTACCGTTGAGATCAACGACAACGTAATCACTGTAAAAGGTAAATTGGGTGAGCTGAAACAAGAGTTTTCGGGTGTCGAGGTAAAGAGCGAAGAGGGCACCATTGTGGTTACAAGGCCTTCTGACTCAAAAGAGCACAAAGCGAAACACGGCCTGTACAGATCATTGATCGTAAACATGGTCGAAGGAGTCTCAAAGGGATGGACCAAAGAATTGGAGCTTGTGGGTGTTGGTTACCGAGCCAGCCACCAAGGCCAAAAACTGGACCTTGCCTTGGGCTTCTCGCACAATATCGTAATGGATATTGCCCCTGAGGTGAAAATAGAGACCACTTCAGAAAAAGGTAAGAACCCTATCGTAAAATTGACATCGCACGACAAACAGTTGGTCGGACAGGTGGCGGCGAAAATCCGCTCTTTCCGTAAGCCCGAGCCCTACAAAGGAAAAGGAATCAAGTTTGTCGGCGAGCAAATCAGAAGAAAAGCAGGTAAATCAGCTTAA
- the rpsE gene encoding 30S ribosomal protein S5 yields MYQKYKNVEIVKPGGLELKDRLVGVQRVTKVTKGGRAFGFSAIVVVGDENGVVGHGLGKSKEVATAIAKAVEDAKKNLVRIPINKGTIPHEQKGKYGGARVYIKPASEGTGVIAGGAVRAVLEAVGVHDVLSKSQGSSNPHNVVKATFDALLQLRDAGTVAKQRGISLEKVFKG; encoded by the coding sequence ATGTACCAGAAATACAAGAACGTAGAAATAGTAAAACCAGGAGGTTTAGAATTGAAAGACCGCCTTGTTGGTGTGCAACGTGTCACGAAAGTGACCAAAGGTGGCCGTGCATTCGGTTTTTCAGCCATTGTTGTAGTGGGAGATGAAAATGGTGTTGTGGGCCACGGGCTTGGCAAATCGAAAGAAGTTGCCACGGCCATTGCCAAAGCTGTCGAAGATGCCAAAAAGAACTTGGTCAGAATTCCGATAAACAAAGGCACCATACCCCATGAGCAAAAAGGTAAGTATGGGGGTGCAAGGGTATATATCAAACCAGCATCAGAAGGTACCGGGGTTATAGCCGGTGGCGCCGTACGTGCCGTTTTGGAAGCGGTAGGGGTACATGACGTGTTGTCAAAGTCCCAAGGCTCATCAAACCCCCACAACGTTGTGAAAGCCACATTTGATGCTCTATTGCAATTGAGAGATGCCGGTACGGTGGCCAAGCAAAGGGGAATCAGTTTAGAGAAAGTATTCAAAGGATAA
- the rplE gene encoding 50S ribosomal protein L5: MGYIPRLKKEYNERVVKALSEEFGYKNVMQVPRLKKIVISRGVGAAVADKKLIDHAVDELTMITGQKAIATMSKKDVASFKLRKGMPIGAKVTLRGERMYEFLDRLITTALPRVRDFQGVRATGFDGRGNYNLGITEQIIFPEINIDRINRINGMDITFVTSAETDKEAKSLLTELGLPFKKN; this comes from the coding sequence ATGGGCTACATTCCAAGATTAAAGAAAGAGTACAATGAGCGTGTGGTCAAAGCGCTTTCAGAGGAGTTTGGTTACAAGAACGTAATGCAGGTTCCAAGGCTTAAGAAGATTGTTATAAGCCGTGGTGTCGGTGCCGCCGTTGCTGATAAAAAGCTCATTGACCACGCTGTGGATGAGCTGACCATGATCACCGGTCAAAAGGCCATTGCCACTATGTCAAAGAAAGACGTTGCGTCTTTCAAACTCAGAAAAGGTATGCCGATCGGTGCCAAAGTAACCTTGCGTGGTGAGCGGATGTACGAGTTTTTAGACCGATTGATCACAACGGCGCTTCCGCGGGTACGCGATTTTCAGGGTGTAAGGGCCACAGGTTTTGATGGTAGGGGCAATTACAACCTTGGAATTACCGAACAGATAATCTTTCCTGAAATAAACATTGACAGGATAAACAGGATTAACGGTATGGACATCACCTTTGTGACAAGTGCCGAGACAGACAAAGAAGCAAAATCATTGTTAACCGAACTGGGGTTACCCTTTAAAAAGAATTAA
- the rplN gene encoding 50S ribosomal protein L14, whose product MLQQESRLKVADNTGAKEVLTIRVLGGTKRRYASLGDKIVVTVKEAAPNGTIKKGAVSTAVVVRTKKEVRRPDGSYIRFDDNACVLLNPTGEMRGTRVFGPVARELRDKQFMKIVSLAPEVL is encoded by the coding sequence ATGTTACAGCAAGAGTCTAGATTAAAGGTTGCGGACAATACCGGTGCTAAAGAAGTACTGACCATCCGCGTGCTTGGAGGAACAAAAAGAAGATACGCTTCTTTGGGCGACAAGATTGTTGTTACCGTAAAAGAGGCCGCTCCGAACGGTACGATCAAAAAAGGTGCTGTGTCTACAGCAGTCGTGGTTAGAACCAAGAAAGAGGTCAGAAGGCCCGACGGTTCTTACATACGGTTTGACGACAATGCCTGTGTACTGCTGAACCCAACGGGTGAGATGAGGGGTACCAGGGTATTTGGTCCTGTGGCTAGAGAGTTGCGAGACAAACAGTTTATGAAAATAGTTTCACTGGCCCCTGAGGTGCTATAA